The Ralstonia pickettii DTP0602 genome segment CCTTTGGCCAGCACATCCAGCACCTCACGCTTGGACAGTTGAATGGCACGCAGTGCGTCGACGCCAAAGGGCCTGCCCCCCTTCTCTTGCGCAATCGATGCGTCGTAGCCCAGCGTGACCTCGGCGTAGAAGCCACCTGTCAGCATACGCTCGTTCTCTTTGACCATCTCTGGTGTCAGCCGGACATCCGTCAGGCGCAAGCTGGGAAGTGTGGCGATGTAGGAGTCGGTCTTGGAGTCGAGCCGAGCGGTAATGATGTCGATGATTTTGACCGAGCCCGACTCCCGGGCCCGGGCCTTGAACAATTCCTCCTCGCCCGCCTTGACGGTACGGGAAGCCAGCTGACGCTGGACGATGTCGAGGCCCTCTTGGATTTCAGCCTCATCCGTTGTCGCGCAATAGCGGCCAAGCAAAAACTCGACGACATAGGTTGGCACCGGGAACTGGCGACTGAACGTGCGAACCAGGTCCTTCCGAACTACATAACCCTCGAAGGCAGTCGAAGCTATTCTGTCCAAGTCATCGAGTTGCATCTTTTCTACCTATTCTTGTGCCCTGGTCTTAACCAGAATCCTACTTTGGGTCTTGCTTCGGCGGTCATGCGGCAGTGTGGGTCACACCGCATTCCGTCATCCCCCTATCGTGGTCGCCTGCTTCTGCAGCACATCGCCAGTTGTACTCAGGACCACCACCACCGCAGCAGAACCCATGTGTTCATCGTCGGCAATGGCTAGGCTCGCCTTGCCGCCATCCACTGGCTTTGCGCTTGCCACCAACGAGGTGGATGCCAGCGCGGGCTTGGTGCGAATATCGACATTCAAACCCGGGGAAGCGCTATCCACTTCGACAACGCAGCGCAGGCCTTTCCAGGTGACTGATTTGATGGCGACGGCCAATACTGTTGTGGCCGAGCCCGTTGCCTCTAGTTCTAGCACTGGCACGAGGCACTCCTGCAGGCTGATGCCACCATGAGCGTATTCCGCGCCCGCTATGAACGACGCTACCCCGGGGGCGTAGGCCACCTGGACGTCCTTACACCAATCCCAGCCGAACGTCAGTGGGGTGCCATGGGCGGTGTCCTTCAGCACCGCGCAGCGGCCCCAACGGGTCTCCGCCTGGTGCTTAGGCAGTTCTGTCTTGGGCAAGCCTCCGGGAAGCAGTAACCAACCGTGGTCGGTCACAATGCGCACGCGCTTCCAGCCGGCCTGGCACAGCTCGCCCACCCGCTCCACCACTTGGTCCAACTGAGTTTCCAGGTCGCGCGCCAGGCGCACGCCGTGCTCGTGGCCGTAGTGGTCCAGGTCGCCCGCCTCGGTCCAGGCGCGGCCCTGCGGGTCTCCGGTCTGGTGCTTATCCAAAGGCTGCACGCCGTGCTCGGTCAGCAGCTTGCGGAAATTGTGGCCCGACAGCGGTTTACCGTCTGCGGCCACGCGGGGCTCGAACTCCACATCGTCCGGCGCGCCTGACACTTGGTCTGCAACGGGCGAACACCAGGCCTTGCCAGAAGCCGTCACCGAAGGCAGGCTGGTCCAACGGGCAGAAAGGCCCGTCTCGCCCAGCCCCGACAGGCGCTGACGCAGGTGAACTGCCACATCGTAGCGCAAGCCGTCGACGAACAGCGTGCAAGTGCCAACGTGTTGTTCCCCTACCGAAGACGCGGATAGTGGCGTCAGCCCGCCAGCGACCTTGATAGCCTCCTGCAGTCGCTTGGCCGCTTCCTCAACCCAAGGCAGGTAGACCGCGCGAAGGGCCATCGAGACCGCGTCCACGTCGGCCTTCAGATGGACAGAACCCAGAGCGTGCAACGCGGCCTCGTCAACCTGCCAGCCCGTCTGCTGATAGCTGGCGGCCAGCTCAGCCGGTGTCTGGCCGATGGGAACGGTCGCGCTCAGCTCAGCAGCTTTGAACAGATGCGCCAGCGCCGCCACCAGCGGTGAACGGCCCATGCGGTTCCACAACCAGCCGCGCCGTATGCCGTGCTCCGTCTCGGCAGCCAGAATGGCTGTGCGCGCCTGTTGTGCATCCATGGCGGCGCAGGCCAACAAGGCATCTCGCAGCGCAGACTCACTCTGCTCGTTAGCCTGCGGATAGCCGGCTAGTTGGTCGAGGTCAGGAAACAGCCCCATCTGTGGTGGCTGAACCGTAGCAAGGAGCTCGAACACCTTCGGAAAGCTGGTGTACGAGTCCTTGTAGAGTTCGGCGACCGCTGCCCATTTCCCTCCGGCCTTCGCCAACAACTCTGCCGCCACAAGCGTTCCATCGGAGATGGGGTCCACGCCAAAGTCCGACTTGCATCGCTTGGCAAACACCTCCCATCGAACACCTTTCCACTGATTTCTGGCGCTCTCCGGGTCGTTCAGCCAAACCAGCAGGTCACGTGTGGGATTGGGCGCCAGCAGGCTATGCAGCCACTCGGCGTTGATTTGGCGGCCCTTGAGCTCCTCCACACTGCGCTCCAGCAGCACGCCGGCCTCCAGCGCCTGGCCCAGGGCTTCTTGCGTGGCCCTGTCCTGCGCTACGTCCAAGCCCAGGCCGCCGTTCTTCGATGCCAGAAAGGCGCTCAGGGTCCAGTCCTTGGCGTTGGCCTGGCTCCAGAATGCACCACGGTATTGAAGCTCAGCCAAGGGCTGCAGGTCGCGCGGGCAGCTTTCTATCGCGCGCAGGTCGGCACGGCTGACGCCCGGCAGATAGACTACCGGCACCGTGCCAGTCGGCACATCACCCAGCGTACGAGCAACGGCGCATTTCAGCCATATGGCGGGCCCGCAGCGCCGCTCAGGTTGATAGGCGCCCAGTACCAGCAACTGGGGCATCGCCATCATTGCGCGCTCAAGGACCGACTCCCACTGCCGCTCCTTGTCCGGCCACAGCACGGCCACCGCGGGGGCTGCCGCATGGCTGTTGCCGGCCGCCGCTTTGCTCAACGCGTCGGTCAAGCGACTAAGAACTGTGTCGCTCATGCTGACGGCCTCGCTTGGGGTTGGCCGTGCGGCGCTGCCGATGTCGCGCAACGACACAGGGGGTCATTCGAGGGGCGCTTGCAGACCGAGCAGGGCACGTAGTACAGGCGCTCCTCCTCTTGAATCTGCGGTGGGCGGCGACCTGTATGGGTCCAGAAGTAGGTCGGGTCCACCCGAGCCATCACCTCGCCCGGCACGAGGCTGTTGTCCTCCCGCGCTGCCAAGTTCGAGCGCACCATGAGGTCGCCGGCTTCGAAAGCCCCGCCTGCGGCAGCGTCAGAATCCAACAGGCCCGACCGCATCCATCCAGCCTTGGCGCCCGGCGTGGCGAGCGCGAACTCAAGGTCATGTACCTCATCCTCGGCCCACCCATTCTGATTCAGGGACCAAGCCTGGGCTTTTAGCACCAAGTTCTCGTCGACGCAGACGTCCAGCTCGAGCCGCTCCTTGAACGGATGGGCTTTAGCATCCACTTTCAGCATCATGTTGCACAGCGGGCGCCGCTTGTCGTCGGGCAGCACGCGTGGGCCAGGCCGATGCGGGCTGACCAGATCGAACTTCCCGAATCCGTCGCTCGGGTCAACGCAGTAGAGCGAGAAGCGCTCGCTTCGCTGCTCCCTCTCCAGCGGCATCTCCAGGCCAGCCTGAAGTAATGGCAGGTAGGAATTGCGCGCCAGCGTGAGTTCCACATTCTTGGCAAGATGCAAGCGCGCCTTGTCGTGGGCGACCCAGGCGGCCCCGTCAGCGATGGCCGACGCGCTCTTGCGCGATACATGGACCCTGCCCGGCCCGAACAGCTCGTCGAGACGGTTCTTCACCAGCGGCATGTTGACCATGCCTCCCGTCGCTAGGCACAGTTCTACCGACGCCGACGAATAGCCTTCGCGCTCCAGCAATCGCTCGATGCGGGCCACACCCTTGCGTACCAAGTGCCCCACGATGTCCTGCAGGTCGTCACGCGACAGCGTCACCTGCAGGTCGGCCTGGTCCTCGCTCTGATAGTACGGGTCGACGTAGACGTTCCAGGTATTTCGGCCACTCAGTTGAATCTTGGCCTTCTCGCACTCGTGCAACAGGCGCTTGCGGGCCTCTGGCAGCACGTCCACATCGGCTCCCAGGCCTTGCGCCGCACGCGAACGCCGCTCCACCTCGTTGCGAAGCTCTTCATCGAACACGTCGCCACCGACGTCATCGGTGCCGTCGTTGGCTACCTGCACCAGCAACCCATCGAGCACGCGACACAGCGTCAGGTCCAGCGTGCCGCCTCCCCAGTCAAAAACTAGCAGCAGCTTGCCGTTGTAGCGCTTCACCAGGTCCTCGGTGCCTTCCGATGACCGCAAGTGGCCATACAAAGCTGCCAGCGGCTCATGAACGAACTGCACCACACTCATACCAGCCTGTCTGAAAGCCTGCCGAAGCAGCGCACGCCGCCGGCCTTCCATGTTTACCGGGATGGTTGCAACCACGCGGTCCATCGTCAGGTCACGGCCAACCTTGGTCTGCAACACGAAGCGGCGGACATGGTCGAGGACGTACTCGACCATCTGCACTGGGTCTCGCCGGACGCCATCGATGATGAGTTCATCGCGCCCAAGCAGCGTTTTTGGGGAACGAACCGTGCTGCCCTGGACGCCCAAGCCCGCGCTCGTAAGCTTGTCGTGGGCCTTCCGCCCGACCTCCACCTTGCCGCCTTCAAAGCTGACGACAGAGGGTATCGGCTGCTCGTTGTCCAGAAAGGTGATGACCGCGTCGCCGACGACGGCCGACGCCAGGCTGTTCGTCGTCCCGAAATCGAAACCCAAGACCAAATTGTTGCCAGTCATCCCTTCACTCCTCGTTCAGGTTGTTTTTCTCGGCACGC includes the following:
- a CDS encoding hypothetical protein (K15112: SLC25A27, UCP4; solute carrier family 25 (mitochondrial uncoupling protein), member 27), yielding MSDTVLSRLTDALSKAAAGNSHAAAPAVAVLWPDKERQWESVLERAMMAMPQLLVLGAYQPERRCGPAIWLKCAVARTLGDVPTGTVPVVYLPGVSRADLRAIESCPRDLQPLAELQYRGAFWSQANAKDWTLSAFLASKNGGLGLDVAQDRATQEALGQALEAGVLLERSVEELKGRQINAEWLHSLLAPNPTRDLLVWLNDPESARNQWKGVRWEVFAKRCKSDFGVDPISDGTLVAAELLAKAGGKWAAVAELYKDSYTSFPKVFELLATVQPPQMGLFPDLDQLAGYPQANEQSESALRDALLACAAMDAQQARTAILAAETEHGIRRGWLWNRMGRSPLVAALAHLFKAAELSATVPIGQTPAELAASYQQTGWQVDEAALHALGSVHLKADVDAVSMALRAVYLPWVEEAAKRLQEAIKVAGGLTPLSASSVGEQHVGTCTLFVDGLRYDVAVHLRQRLSGLGETGLSARWTSLPSVTASGKAWCSPVADQVSGAPDDVEFEPRVAADGKPLSGHNFRKLLTEHGVQPLDKHQTGDPQGRAWTEAGDLDHYGHEHGVRLARDLETQLDQVVERVGELCQAGWKRVRIVTDHGWLLLPGGLPKTELPKHQAETRWGRCAVLKDTAHGTPLTFGWDWCKDVQVAYAPGVASFIAGAEYAHGGISLQECLVPVLELEATGSATTVLAVAIKSVTWKGLRCVVEVDSASPGLNVDIRTKPALASTSLVASAKPVDGGKASLAIADDEHMGSAAVVVVLSTTGDVLQKQATTIGG